In Flavobacterium sp. N3904, one DNA window encodes the following:
- a CDS encoding DUF349 domain-containing protein produces the protein MLEEKNDNLQEADGKIANELQDTIQSEVPAQEENEVTDSVLEESVLDTESETIVTNESVANENQNVLDAIADSNAEESEDETLKERHDIPMLDYDTLSMEALVDELKNLVTNEKVMSVKEHVEEIKKAFLAKYNHLLEEKREEFNQENQDPNEEFQYHLPLKTKFDQYYTIYKDNKNSHFKSLQTNLKTNLEVRLAIVEELKELINPQANIKDTLKHFNELRERWKNAGPIPKDKYNHVWNNFHFHVENFYDYLHLDREARDIDFKHNLDQKLKIIARVEKLVDEADINKAFRELQDLHRIWKEDIGPVSREHRDEIWNKFSELTKKMHDKREILFENQRGTELENLEKKKEIIAKIEVLATEKVNAHSQWLAQIEKVEALRTEFFSAGKVPSDVNEATWAAFKTAVRNFNTFKNSFYKDIKKDQNDNLNKKIALVNKAKELQESEDFATTTPIMKQIQEEWKKIGHVPRKYSDKIWNEFREACNHYFDKLKEQKNEENVDEVEAFDKKKAYLETLRAFQLTGDHKTDLDAIKLHIETWKNFGKVPFPRRHIEGKFNKILDALFEKLSLSKKDTEMMRFSNRIDHLSESNDTRKLDNEKIFLMRKIEEVQNEIFQLENNIQFFTNTRNAKKENSIVLEVRKNIAIHKESLDVWKEKLKQLRNMNQE, from the coding sequence ATGTTAGAAGAAAAGAATGATAACCTGCAAGAAGCAGATGGAAAAATAGCCAATGAATTGCAAGATACAATTCAGTCTGAAGTACCTGCTCAAGAAGAAAATGAAGTAACCGATTCTGTCTTGGAAGAAAGTGTATTAGACACTGAATCTGAAACAATAGTTACAAATGAAAGTGTAGCCAATGAAAATCAAAATGTTCTAGATGCCATTGCCGACTCAAATGCTGAAGAAAGCGAAGACGAAACCCTAAAAGAGCGTCACGATATTCCGATGCTTGATTATGACACATTATCAATGGAAGCACTCGTAGATGAATTGAAAAATTTAGTTACGAATGAAAAAGTAATGTCCGTTAAAGAACATGTAGAAGAGATCAAGAAAGCTTTTTTAGCCAAATACAATCATCTCTTAGAAGAAAAAAGAGAAGAATTCAATCAGGAAAACCAAGATCCAAACGAAGAATTTCAATATCACTTGCCTTTAAAGACGAAATTCGATCAGTATTACACAATCTATAAAGACAATAAAAACAGTCATTTTAAGAGTTTACAAACCAATCTAAAAACAAATTTAGAAGTTCGATTGGCTATTGTAGAGGAATTAAAAGAATTAATAAACCCACAAGCAAACATTAAAGACACCTTAAAGCATTTTAATGAATTAAGAGAGCGTTGGAAAAATGCAGGCCCTATTCCAAAAGACAAATACAATCATGTTTGGAATAATTTTCATTTTCATGTAGAGAATTTTTACGATTATTTACACTTGGATAGAGAAGCCAGAGATATTGATTTTAAACACAATTTAGATCAAAAACTAAAAATAATTGCTCGTGTAGAAAAATTGGTTGACGAAGCAGATATCAACAAAGCTTTTAGAGAATTGCAGGATTTACACAGAATCTGGAAAGAAGATATTGGTCCTGTTTCTAGAGAACATCGTGATGAAATTTGGAACAAGTTTAGCGAACTGACCAAAAAAATGCACGATAAAAGGGAAATATTGTTTGAGAACCAAAGAGGTACTGAACTTGAAAACCTTGAAAAGAAAAAAGAAATCATTGCCAAAATAGAAGTTCTGGCAACCGAAAAAGTCAATGCACATTCACAGTGGTTGGCTCAAATAGAAAAAGTAGAAGCACTACGTACAGAATTTTTCTCAGCCGGAAAAGTTCCATCTGATGTAAATGAAGCAACATGGGCTGCGTTTAAAACAGCTGTCAGAAATTTTAACACGTTTAAAAATTCTTTCTATAAAGACATTAAAAAAGATCAAAACGACAATCTGAATAAAAAAATTGCGCTGGTAAACAAAGCGAAAGAGTTGCAGGAAAGTGAAGATTTTGCCACAACTACTCCTATAATGAAACAAATTCAGGAAGAGTGGAAAAAAATAGGGCATGTTCCCAGAAAATATTCTGATAAAATCTGGAATGAATTTAGAGAGGCTTGCAATCATTATTTTGACAAATTAAAAGAGCAAAAAAATGAAGAAAACGTTGACGAAGTAGAAGCTTTTGATAAAAAGAAAGCCTATTTGGAAACTTTAAGAGCATTTCAATTAACCGGTGATCACAAAACAGATTTGGATGCCATTAAATTACACATTGAAACTTGGAAAAATTTTGGAAAAGTGCCTTTCCCAAGAAGACATATTGAAGGGAAATTCAATAAAATTCTCGATGCTTTATTTGAAAAATTAAGTTTAAGCAAAAAAGACACAGAAATGATGCGTTTCTCCAACAGAATAGATCATTTATCTGAAAGCAATGATACGAGAAAACTAGATAATGAAAAAATCTTTTTAATGCGTAAAATAGAAGAAGTTCAAAATGAAATTTTTCAATTGGAAAATAACATTCAGTTT
- a CDS encoding lipid A phosphoethanolamine transferase: MKNILYLLSINLLFICSLQAQEDAVAEINPFADVRYNYFKKTVILFNEYLNTDSGSFNTTDFRILEPIGKKDWNLRLDVPLVSTNTNSINKTGLGDISFATSYIIALNNKRGIGARAKVISNSASNPSFGSGKWVFVPTLFYGLYIDKSRKLLWLTDVEYQVSFAGSSNRNDISTSVFENALIFSFQKNWIAGNVAFRYNDVINGFQNSAYLEFGRKFSKESMFYIHPSIGFGDKKAYNNGLELGLVILY; the protein is encoded by the coding sequence ATGAAAAATATTCTATATCTCCTATCCATAAACTTACTCTTCATTTGCTCCTTACAAGCACAGGAGGACGCCGTAGCTGAAATTAATCCTTTTGCAGATGTGAGATACAATTATTTCAAAAAAACGGTTATTTTATTCAATGAATATTTGAATACTGATTCTGGGTCTTTCAATACTACCGATTTTAGAATCTTAGAACCTATCGGTAAGAAAGATTGGAATCTTAGACTTGATGTTCCTTTGGTTTCTACAAATACCAATTCTATAAACAAAACAGGTCTCGGAGATATTTCGTTTGCGACTTCCTATATAATTGCACTAAACAACAAAAGAGGAATTGGAGCCAGAGCAAAAGTAATTTCCAATTCGGCTAGTAATCCAAGTTTTGGTAGTGGAAAATGGGTTTTTGTACCTACATTGTTTTACGGTTTATATATTGACAAATCAAGAAAATTATTATGGCTTACAGATGTAGAATATCAAGTAAGTTTTGCTGGATCCAGTAATAGAAACGATATAAGTACATCTGTTTTTGAAAATGCATTGATATTCAGTTTTCAAAAAAATTGGATTGCTGGCAACGTAGCCTTTCGATACAATGATGTAATAAATGGTTTTCAAAATTCTGCTTACTTAGAATTTGGTCGAAAATTCAGCAAAGAATCTATGTTTTATATACATCCTAGTATAGGTTTTGGAGATAAAAAGGCATATAATAACGGTTTAGAATTAGGTTTAGTTATTTTATATTAA
- a CDS encoding shikimate dehydrogenase family protein, with the protein MIEIVRKRFGLLGRNINYSFSKGYFTEKFSKEHFEGCSYENFDIPDINYFTELRKNNTDLNGLNVTIPYKEVIIPFLDKLSKNAVQIGAVNTVRFTKKGKLKGYNTDHYGFKKSLEPLLKPHHKKALILGTGGASKGVAFALDQLEIAYTFVSREAKENAIDYSRINATTFDNYQIIINCTPVGTSPNVDLFPLIPYEFFTEKHIAYDLIYNPAETQFLTKAKAKGAVIKNGLDMLIFQAEKAWSIWNK; encoded by the coding sequence ATGATTGAAATAGTAAGAAAACGTTTTGGTTTGTTAGGTCGCAATATTAATTACTCGTTTTCGAAAGGGTATTTTACAGAAAAATTTAGCAAAGAACATTTTGAAGGTTGCTCCTATGAGAATTTTGACATTCCTGACATCAACTATTTTACTGAATTAAGAAAAAACAATACCGATCTTAACGGACTCAATGTTACTATTCCTTACAAAGAAGTAATTATTCCTTTTTTAGATAAATTATCAAAAAATGCGGTTCAAATAGGTGCTGTAAACACTGTAAGATTTACCAAAAAAGGCAAACTAAAAGGATATAATACGGATCATTACGGTTTCAAAAAATCCTTAGAACCTTTATTAAAACCGCATCACAAAAAAGCGTTAATTCTGGGTACTGGAGGTGCTTCAAAAGGCGTAGCTTTTGCATTAGACCAATTGGAAATTGCCTATACTTTTGTATCTCGTGAAGCCAAGGAAAATGCCATTGACTACAGCCGAATCAACGCTACAACTTTTGACAATTATCAAATAATAATCAATTGTACGCCAGTAGGAACCAGCCCAAATGTAGATTTATTCCCGCTTATCCCTTACGAATTTTTCACAGAAAAACATATTGCCTACGACTTGATTTACAATCCTGCCGAGACCCAATTCCTAACTAAAGCAAAAGCAAAAGGTGCTGTTATAAAAAATGGTTTGGACATGCTTATTTTTCAGGCCGAAAAGGCTTGGTCTATTTGGAATAAATAG